Proteins encoded together in one Eriocheir sinensis breed Jianghai 21 chromosome 41, ASM2467909v1, whole genome shotgun sequence window:
- the LOC127009531 gene encoding mucin-3A-like isoform X4, protein MDNSMDRHLNTSNRKLLQNFREVMEPKDTPSPVRYQAAAMKKRPPKGSLNRSKQKSRPSIGSRGGENLRTEVLHRRSEQSFMDQTLNVSVIQGINQTYANIAAPDSSESSFNSSIDLEKGARFRKQKKGKLETAPLPAEMKMTRPALKKKKKVAQSSSTSKEAGPRQKFITHNTVAQDTQDVEAQDKSKGFSTEAGIAKKTQSMPPEATSPQGAEHSLRTSANMDVSSISASSRRSDATYDFTADYDETLPNILDTKRKFRSKLSSRKLNLPSLIEALQAKQSSASPVTVSDILDTLNAPEVQVSSPDKGSQEPLEASDEESNESHSPATSGDDEAILPPLSFRDDEANRSTILRDTFFSDVDNTSRIRLHLEETDGDMNQNPLPKTPAPPEDEDMIVDLQKSASAAQGNGMSQVIDASPIKTPPRPSLGPITEVTPTKSSSSDMAQVNDPATSTGSPAQSSLKESKGQSIDDSSPRSLEDVGQVTDANTIRTPIRSSPRRSVGQASANKLSRSVGQVADAITTPIRSSPRRSVGQTSASKLSRSMGQVTDVITTPIRSSPRRSVGQVTDVITTPIRSSPRRSVGQASASRLSKNLGQVTDVIATPIRSSPRRSVGQVSASKSSRRSVGQVSASKSSRRSVGQVSASKSSRRSVGQVTDVTTTKIPIRSSPSRSVGQASASKPSPRSVGQVTDVTTTKTPTRSSPSRSVGQVTDVTTTKTPTRSSPSRSVGQVSASKSSQRSVGQVTDVTTTKTPTRSSPSRSVGQVTDVTTTKTPTRSSPRKIVGQASANKSSRRSVGQVTDVTTKTPTRSLPRKIVGHASASKSSRRSVGWVTDVTATKTPTRSSLSGSVGHVTDATTTRTPIRSSPRGNMGQASASKSSQRSVGQVTDVTTTKTPTRSSLSGSVGQVTDATTTRTLTRSSLSGSVGQVTDVTTTKAPTESSPSGSVGQVTDVTTTKTPTRISPRQGLKRNLGSVLVSPQKGSVEDNTVMDVSLGRSRNAEARHRDTTPIISEATPAEEGDESEEEENPKKRTRTSQSLPEDDEHSSFSDFENEYSLIPITARTPPRYRRDIHEGYEVRDEEVETSPLTIEASPPPPPPPETPIKEQPSTSASTAKVRQMTMREFLEQLKKKPVQPPLTRPTPLLPSLLGTAPSSSQLKPRGRPKGKTRRKKQLPASVSKRLTKEIFTQFAKCRVSKRALDEVVKITEIFWENLVDDVCAMQTTKKHPTKSIQPEDVEKLMKRQGLITSKESLEVLVEQLLPMEMWSFFKTFPEPAHNPFPSFTGPFYET, encoded by the exons ATGGACAACTCAATGGACCGCCACTTGAACACCTCAAATCGCAAGCTCCTACAGAACTTCAGGGAGGTAATGGAGCCAAAGGACACTCCTTCTCCCGTAAGATATCAGGCAGCTGCAATGAAGAAAAGACCTCCTAAGGGGAGCTTGAACAGGAGCAAGCAGAAGAGCAGACCATCTATAGGTAGCAGAG GTGGAGAAAACCTGCGTACTGAAGTCCTTCATCGCCGGTCAGAGCAATCTTTCATGGACCAAACCCTCAATGTCAGTGTTATACAAGGCATCAACCAGACTTACGCCAACATTGCAGCTCCAGACAGCAGCGAATCCTCTTTTAACTCAAGCATTGATTTGGAAAAAGGAGCAAGGTTTCgcaaacagaaaaagggaaaactggAGACTGCACCTCTTCCTGCTGAGATGAAGATGACCAGACCTGccttgaaaaagaaaaagaaagttgctCAGTCATCTAGTACCAGCAAGGAGGCAGGGCCTAGGCAGAAGTTTATCACCCATAACACTGTAGCTCAAGATACACAGGATGTTGAGGCACAGGATAAATCTAAAGGGTTCTCCACTGAGGCAGGTATAGCAAAGAAGACACAGTCCATGCCACCAGAAGCTACATCTCCACAAGGAGCTGAGCATTCACTACGTACATCTGCCAATATGGATGTTTCCTCCATAAGTGCCTCATCCAGAAGATCTGATGCAACATATGATTTTACAGCTGATTATGATGAGACACTTCCAAACATATTGGACACGAAGAGGAAGTTTCGTAGCAAGCTTTCTTCACGTAAACTAAACTTGCCCTCTCTTATTGAAGCCTTGCAAGCAAAACAATCATCTGCTAGTCCAGTAACTGTTTCTGATATCTTAGACACATTGAATGCTCCAGAGGTGCAGGTATCTTCCCCAGACAAGGGATCTCAAGAACCCCTGGAAGCTTCAGATGAGGAATCAAATGAGTCACACAGCCCAGCCACAAGTGGTGACGATGAAGCCATTCTTCCACCGCTGAGCTTCAGGGATGATGAGGCAAACAGATCCACAATTTTGCGTGACACATTTTTCTCAGATGTTGATAACACTTCAAGGATAAGGTTGCACCTTGAAGAAACTGATGGTGACATGAATCAGAATCCACTACCCAAAACACCGGCCCCACCGGAGGATGAAGACATGATAGTGGATCTACAGAAAAGTGCATCAGCAGCCCAGGGCAATGGCATGAGCCAGGTTATTGATGCCAGCCCCATCAAAACACCCCCTAGGCCAAGTCTGGGTCCGATCACTGAGGTCACGCCCACCAAGTCGTCATCCAGTGATATGGCTCAGGTCAACGATCCTGCTACCAGCACAGGCTCACCCGCACAGTCATcactgaaagaaagtaaaggtcaGTCCATCGATGACTCCTCACCCAGAAGTTTAGAAGATGTGGGTCAGGTCACTGATGCCAACACCATAAGAACACCCATCAGGTCATCACCAAGAAGAAGTGTGGGTCAGGCGAGTGCCAATAAGTTATCAAGAAGTGTGGGTCAGGTCGCAGAtgccatcaccacccccatcaggTCATCACCAAGGAGAAGTGTGGGTCAGACCAGTGCCAGTAAATTATCAAGAAGTATGGGTCAGGTCACTGATGTCATCACCACTCCCATCAGGTCATCACCAAGGAGAAGTGTGGGTCAGGTCACAGAtgtcatcaccacccccatcaggTCATCACCAAGGAGAAGCGTGGGTCAGGCCAGTGCCAGTAGGTTATCAAAAAATCTGGGTCAGGTCACTGATGTCATTGCCACCCCCATCAGGTCATCACCAAGGAGAAGTGTGGGTCAGGTCAGTGCCAGTAAGTCATCACGAAGAAGTGTGGGTCAGGTCAGTGCCAGTAAGTCATCACGAAGAAGTGTGGGTCAGGTCAGTGCCAGTAAGTCATCACGAAGAAGTGTGGGTCAGGTCACTgatgtcaccaccaccaaaataccCATCAGGTCATCACCAAGTAGAAGTGTGGGTCAGGCCAGTGCCAGTAAGCCATCACCAAGAAGTGTGGGTCAGGTCACTgatgtcaccaccaccaaaacacccACCAGGTCATCACCAAGTAGAAGTGTGGGTCAGGTCACTgatgtcaccaccaccaaaacacccACCAGGTCATCACCAAGTAGAAGTGTGGGTCAGGTCAGTGCTAGTAAGTCATCACAGAGAAGTGTGGGTCAGGTCACTGATGTCACAACTACCAAAACACCCACCAG GTCATCACCAAGTAGAAGTGTGGGTCAGGTCACTGATGTCACCACAACCAAAACACCCACCAGGTCATCACCAAGGAAAATTGTGGGTCAGGCCAGTGCCAATAAGTCATCACGAAGAAGTGTGGGTCAGGTCACTGATGTCACCACTAAAACACCCACAAGGTCATTACCAAGGAAAATTGTGGGTCATGCCAGTGCCAGTAAGTCATCACGAAGAAGTGTGGGTTGGGTCACTGATGTCACCGCCACCAAAACACCCACCAGGTCATCATTGAGTGGAAGTGTGGGTCATGTCACAgatgccaccaccaccagaacaccCATCAGGTCATCACCAAGGGGAAACATGGGTCAGGCCAGTGCTAGTAAGTCATCACAGAGAAGTGTGGGTCAGGTCACTgatgtcaccaccaccaaaacacccACCAGGTCATCATTGAGTGGAAGTGTGGGTCAGGTCACAgatgccaccaccaccagaacactCACCAGGTCATCATTGAGTGGAAGTGTGGGCCAGGTCACTGatgtcaccaccaccaaagcaCCCACTGAGTCATCACCAAGTGGAAGTGTGGGCCAGGTCACagacgtcaccaccaccaagacaccCACCAGGATATCACCAAGGCAGGGTTTAAAAAGGAACTTAGGCTCAGTGCTGGTGAGTCCTCAGAAGGGGAGTGTAGAAGACAACACAGTCATGGATGTCTCTTTAGGAAGAAGTAGAAATGCTGAGGCAAGGCATAGGGATACCACACCCATAATATCTGAAGCAACTCCTGCTGAGGAAGGTGATGAgtctgaggaagaggaaaacccaaagaaaagaacaagaaccagtcAATCTTTGCCTGAGGATGATGAACATTCTTCATTTTCTGACTTTGAAAATGAATACTCCCTGATTCCAATAACTGCAAGAACACCACCTAGATATAGGAGGGATATTCATGAGGGATATGAAGTGAGAGATGAAGAGGTGGAAACATCACCCCTCACCATAGaggcctcacctcctcctcctcctcctccagaaactccaataaaagaacaACCTTCAACTTCTGCTTCTACCGCCAAAGTAAGACAAATGACTATGAGAGAGTTTCTGGAACAACTGAAGAAAAAGCCAGTGCAGCCACCTCTCACCAGACCCACCCCATTGCTGCCCTCCCTTCTTGGCACAGCTCCCAGCTCCAGCCAACTCAAACCCCGTGGTAGGCCAAAGGGGAAAACAAGACGTAAGAAGCAGCTGCCAGCCAGTGTTTCCAAGCGCCTCACCAAGGAGATATTCACTCAATTTGCCAAGTGCAGAGTATCTAAACGTGCCTTGGATGAGGTGGTGAAAATTACAGAAATCTTCTGGGAAAACTTAGTTGATGACGTGTGCGCCATGCAAACTACCAAAAAGCATCCAACAAAGTCAATCCAGCCCGAGGATGTGGAAAAGTTGATGAAGCGACAAGGCTTGATAACATCCAAGGAGAGCCTTGAGGTTTTGGTGGAACAGTTGCTTCCCATGGAAATGTGGAGTTTCTTTAAGACTTTCCCTGAGCCTGCCCATAATCCATTTCCCTCTTTCACCGGCCCATTTTATGAGACTTAA
- the LOC127009531 gene encoding mucin-5AC-like isoform X12, which yields MDNSMDRHLNTSNRKLLQNFREVMEPKDTPSPVRYQAAAMKKRPPKGSLNRSKQKSRPSIGSRGGENLRTEVLHRRSEQSFMDQTLNVSVIQGINQTYANIAAPDSSESSFNSSIDLEKGARFRKQKKGKLETAPLPAEMKMTRPALKKKKKVAQSSSTSKEAGPRQKFITHNTVAQDTQDVEAQDKSKGFSTEAGIAKKTQSMPPEATSPQGAEHSLRTSANMDVSSISASSRRSDATYDFTADYDETLPNILDTKRKFRSKLSSRKLNLPSLIEALQAKQSSASPVTVSDILDTLNAPEVQVSSPDKGSQEPLEASDEESNESHSPATSGDDEAILPPLSFRDDEANRSTILRDTFFSDVDNTSRIRLHLEETDGDMNQNPLPKTPAPPEDEDMIVDLQKSASAAQGNGMSQVIDASPIKTPPRPSLGPITEVTPTKSSSSDMAQVNDPATSTGSPAQSSLKESKGQSIDDSSPRSLEDVGQVTDANTIRTPIRSSPRRSVGQASANKLSRSVGQVADAITTPIRSSPRRSVGQTSASKLSRSMGQVTDVITTPIRSSPRRSVGQVTDVITTPIRSSPRRSVGQASASRLSKNLGQVTDVIATPIRSSPRRSVGQVSASKSSRRSVGQVSASKSSRRSVGQVTDVTTTKTPTRSSPSRSVGQVSASKSSQRSVGQVTDVTTTKTPTRSSLSESVGQVTNVTTTKTPIRSSPSRSVGQVTDVTTTKTPTRSSPRKIVGQASANKSSRRSVGQVTDVTTKTPTRSLPRKIVGHASASKSSRRSVGWVTDVTATKTPTRSSLSGSVGHVTDATTTRTPIRSSPRGNMGQASASKSSQRSVGQVTDVTTTKTPTRSSLSGSVGQVTDATTTRTLTRSSLSGSVGQVTDVTTTKAPTESSPSGSVGQVTDVTTTKTPTRISPRQGLKRNLGSVLVSPQKGSVEDNTVMDVSLGRSRNAEARHRDTTPIISEATPAEEGDESEEEENPKKRTRTSQSLPEDDEHSSFSDFENEYSLIPITARTPPRYRRDIHEGYEVRDEEVETSPLTIEASPPPPPPPETPIKEQPSTSASTAKVRQMTMREFLEQLKKKPVQPPLTRPTPLLPSLLGTAPSSSQLKPRGRPKGKTRRKKQLPASVSKRLTKEIFTQFAKCRVSKRALDEVVKITEIFWENLVDDVCAMQTTKKHPTKSIQPEDVEKLMKRQGLITSKESLEVLVEQLLPMEMWSFFKTFPEPAHNPFPSFTGPFYET from the exons ATGGACAACTCAATGGACCGCCACTTGAACACCTCAAATCGCAAGCTCCTACAGAACTTCAGGGAGGTAATGGAGCCAAAGGACACTCCTTCTCCCGTAAGATATCAGGCAGCTGCAATGAAGAAAAGACCTCCTAAGGGGAGCTTGAACAGGAGCAAGCAGAAGAGCAGACCATCTATAGGTAGCAGAG GTGGAGAAAACCTGCGTACTGAAGTCCTTCATCGCCGGTCAGAGCAATCTTTCATGGACCAAACCCTCAATGTCAGTGTTATACAAGGCATCAACCAGACTTACGCCAACATTGCAGCTCCAGACAGCAGCGAATCCTCTTTTAACTCAAGCATTGATTTGGAAAAAGGAGCAAGGTTTCgcaaacagaaaaagggaaaactggAGACTGCACCTCTTCCTGCTGAGATGAAGATGACCAGACCTGccttgaaaaagaaaaagaaagttgctCAGTCATCTAGTACCAGCAAGGAGGCAGGGCCTAGGCAGAAGTTTATCACCCATAACACTGTAGCTCAAGATACACAGGATGTTGAGGCACAGGATAAATCTAAAGGGTTCTCCACTGAGGCAGGTATAGCAAAGAAGACACAGTCCATGCCACCAGAAGCTACATCTCCACAAGGAGCTGAGCATTCACTACGTACATCTGCCAATATGGATGTTTCCTCCATAAGTGCCTCATCCAGAAGATCTGATGCAACATATGATTTTACAGCTGATTATGATGAGACACTTCCAAACATATTGGACACGAAGAGGAAGTTTCGTAGCAAGCTTTCTTCACGTAAACTAAACTTGCCCTCTCTTATTGAAGCCTTGCAAGCAAAACAATCATCTGCTAGTCCAGTAACTGTTTCTGATATCTTAGACACATTGAATGCTCCAGAGGTGCAGGTATCTTCCCCAGACAAGGGATCTCAAGAACCCCTGGAAGCTTCAGATGAGGAATCAAATGAGTCACACAGCCCAGCCACAAGTGGTGACGATGAAGCCATTCTTCCACCGCTGAGCTTCAGGGATGATGAGGCAAACAGATCCACAATTTTGCGTGACACATTTTTCTCAGATGTTGATAACACTTCAAGGATAAGGTTGCACCTTGAAGAAACTGATGGTGACATGAATCAGAATCCACTACCCAAAACACCGGCCCCACCGGAGGATGAAGACATGATAGTGGATCTACAGAAAAGTGCATCAGCAGCCCAGGGCAATGGCATGAGCCAGGTTATTGATGCCAGCCCCATCAAAACACCCCCTAGGCCAAGTCTGGGTCCGATCACTGAGGTCACGCCCACCAAGTCGTCATCCAGTGATATGGCTCAGGTCAACGATCCTGCTACCAGCACAGGCTCACCCGCACAGTCATcactgaaagaaagtaaaggtcaGTCCATCGATGACTCCTCACCCAGAAGTTTAGAAGATGTGGGTCAGGTCACTGATGCCAACACCATAAGAACACCCATCAGGTCATCACCAAGAAGAAGTGTGGGTCAGGCGAGTGCCAATAAGTTATCAAGAAGTGTGGGTCAGGTCGCAGAtgccatcaccacccccatcaggTCATCACCAAGGAGAAGTGTGGGTCAGACCAGTGCCAGTAAATTATCAAGAAGTATGGGTCAGGTCACTGATGTCATCACCACTCCCATCAGGTCATCACCAAGGAGAAGTGTGGGTCAGGTCACAGAtgtcatcaccacccccatcaggTCATCACCAAGGAGAAGCGTGGGTCAGGCCAGTGCCAGTAGGTTATCAAAAAATCTGGGTCAGGTCACTGATGTCATTGCCACCCCCATCAGGTCATCACCAAGGAGAAGTGTGGGTCAGGTCAGTGCCAGTAAGTCATCACGAAGAAGTGTGGGTCAGGTCAGTGCCAGTAAGTCATCACGAAGAAGTGTGGGTCAG GTCACTgatgtcaccaccaccaaaacacccACCAGGTCATCACCAAGTAGAAGTGTGGGTCAGGTCAGTGCTAGTAAGTCATCACAGAGAAGTGTGGGTCAGGTCACTGATGTCACAACTACCAAAACACCCACCAGGTCATCACTGAGTGAAAGTGTGGGTCAGGTCACAAATGTCACCACCACTAAAACACCCATCAGGTCATCACCAAGTAGAAGTGTGGGTCAGGTCACTGATGTCACCACAACCAAAACACCCACCAGGTCATCACCAAGGAAAATTGTGGGTCAGGCCAGTGCCAATAAGTCATCACGAAGAAGTGTGGGTCAGGTCACTGATGTCACCACTAAAACACCCACAAGGTCATTACCAAGGAAAATTGTGGGTCATGCCAGTGCCAGTAAGTCATCACGAAGAAGTGTGGGTTGGGTCACTGATGTCACCGCCACCAAAACACCCACCAGGTCATCATTGAGTGGAAGTGTGGGTCATGTCACAgatgccaccaccaccagaacaccCATCAGGTCATCACCAAGGGGAAACATGGGTCAGGCCAGTGCTAGTAAGTCATCACAGAGAAGTGTGGGTCAGGTCACTgatgtcaccaccaccaaaacacccACCAGGTCATCATTGAGTGGAAGTGTGGGTCAGGTCACAgatgccaccaccaccagaacactCACCAGGTCATCATTGAGTGGAAGTGTGGGCCAGGTCACTGatgtcaccaccaccaaagcaCCCACTGAGTCATCACCAAGTGGAAGTGTGGGCCAGGTCACagacgtcaccaccaccaagacaccCACCAGGATATCACCAAGGCAGGGTTTAAAAAGGAACTTAGGCTCAGTGCTGGTGAGTCCTCAGAAGGGGAGTGTAGAAGACAACACAGTCATGGATGTCTCTTTAGGAAGAAGTAGAAATGCTGAGGCAAGGCATAGGGATACCACACCCATAATATCTGAAGCAACTCCTGCTGAGGAAGGTGATGAgtctgaggaagaggaaaacccaaagaaaagaacaagaaccagtcAATCTTTGCCTGAGGATGATGAACATTCTTCATTTTCTGACTTTGAAAATGAATACTCCCTGATTCCAATAACTGCAAGAACACCACCTAGATATAGGAGGGATATTCATGAGGGATATGAAGTGAGAGATGAAGAGGTGGAAACATCACCCCTCACCATAGaggcctcacctcctcctcctcctcctccagaaactccaataaaagaacaACCTTCAACTTCTGCTTCTACCGCCAAAGTAAGACAAATGACTATGAGAGAGTTTCTGGAACAACTGAAGAAAAAGCCAGTGCAGCCACCTCTCACCAGACCCACCCCATTGCTGCCCTCCCTTCTTGGCACAGCTCCCAGCTCCAGCCAACTCAAACCCCGTGGTAGGCCAAAGGGGAAAACAAGACGTAAGAAGCAGCTGCCAGCCAGTGTTTCCAAGCGCCTCACCAAGGAGATATTCACTCAATTTGCCAAGTGCAGAGTATCTAAACGTGCCTTGGATGAGGTGGTGAAAATTACAGAAATCTTCTGGGAAAACTTAGTTGATGACGTGTGCGCCATGCAAACTACCAAAAAGCATCCAACAAAGTCAATCCAGCCCGAGGATGTGGAAAAGTTGATGAAGCGACAAGGCTTGATAACATCCAAGGAGAGCCTTGAGGTTTTGGTGGAACAGTTGCTTCCCATGGAAATGTGGAGTTTCTTTAAGACTTTCCCTGAGCCTGCCCATAATCCATTTCCCTCTTTCACCGGCCCATTTTATGAGACTTAA
- the LOC127009531 gene encoding mucin-3A-like isoform X14: protein MDNSMDRHLNTSNRKLLQNFREVMEPKDTPSPVRYQAAAMKKRPPKGSLNRSKQKSRPSIGSRGGENLRTEVLHRRSEQSFMDQTLNVSVIQGINQTYANIAAPDSSESSFNSSIDLEKGARFRKQKKGKLETAPLPAEMKMTRPALKKKKKVAQSSSTSKEAGPRQKFITHNTVAQDTQDVEAQDKSKGFSTEAGIAKKTQSMPPEATSPQGAEHSLRTSANMDVSSISASSRRSDATYDFTADYDETLPNILDTKRKFRSKLSSRKLNLPSLIEALQAKQSSASPVTVSDILDTLNAPEVQVSSPDKGSQEPLEASDEESNESHSPATSGDDEAILPPLSFRDDEANRSTILRDTFFSDVDNTSRIRLHLEETDGDMNQNPLPKTPAPPEDEDMIVDLQKSASAAQGNGMSQVIDASPIKTPPRPSLGPITEVTPTKSSSSDMAQVNDPATSTGSPAQSSLKESKGQSIDDSSPRSLEDVGQVTDANTIRTPIRSSPRRSVGQASANKLSRSVGQVADAITTPIRSSPRRSVGQTSASKLSRSMGQVTDVITTPIRSSPRRSVGQVSASKSSRRSVGQVSASKSSRRSVGQVTDVTTTKTPTRSSPSRSVGQVSASKSSQRSVGQVTDVTTTKTPTRSSLSESVGQVTNVTTTKTPIRSSPSRSVGQVTDVTTTKTPTRSSPRKIVGQASANKSSRRSVGQVTDVTTKTPTRSLPRKIVGHASASKSSRRSVGWVTDVTATKTPTRSSLSGSVGHVTDATTTRTPIRSSPRGNMGQASASKSSQRSVGQVTDVTTTKTPTRSSLSGSVGQVTDATTTRTLTRSSLSGSVGQVTDVTTTKAPTESSPSGSVGQVTDVTTTKTPTRISPRQGLKRNLGSVLVSPQKGSVEDNTVMDVSLGRSRNAEARHRDTTPIISEATPAEEGDESEEEENPKKRTRTSQSLPEDDEHSSFSDFENEYSLIPITARTPPRYRRDIHEGYEVRDEEVETSPLTIEASPPPPPPPETPIKEQPSTSASTAKVRQMTMREFLEQLKKKPVQPPLTRPTPLLPSLLGTAPSSSQLKPRGRPKGKTRRKKQLPASVSKRLTKEIFTQFAKCRVSKRALDEVVKITEIFWENLVDDVCAMQTTKKHPTKSIQPEDVEKLMKRQGLITSKESLEVLVEQLLPMEMWSFFKTFPEPAHNPFPSFTGPFYET from the exons ATGGACAACTCAATGGACCGCCACTTGAACACCTCAAATCGCAAGCTCCTACAGAACTTCAGGGAGGTAATGGAGCCAAAGGACACTCCTTCTCCCGTAAGATATCAGGCAGCTGCAATGAAGAAAAGACCTCCTAAGGGGAGCTTGAACAGGAGCAAGCAGAAGAGCAGACCATCTATAGGTAGCAGAG GTGGAGAAAACCTGCGTACTGAAGTCCTTCATCGCCGGTCAGAGCAATCTTTCATGGACCAAACCCTCAATGTCAGTGTTATACAAGGCATCAACCAGACTTACGCCAACATTGCAGCTCCAGACAGCAGCGAATCCTCTTTTAACTCAAGCATTGATTTGGAAAAAGGAGCAAGGTTTCgcaaacagaaaaagggaaaactggAGACTGCACCTCTTCCTGCTGAGATGAAGATGACCAGACCTGccttgaaaaagaaaaagaaagttgctCAGTCATCTAGTACCAGCAAGGAGGCAGGGCCTAGGCAGAAGTTTATCACCCATAACACTGTAGCTCAAGATACACAGGATGTTGAGGCACAGGATAAATCTAAAGGGTTCTCCACTGAGGCAGGTATAGCAAAGAAGACACAGTCCATGCCACCAGAAGCTACATCTCCACAAGGAGCTGAGCATTCACTACGTACATCTGCCAATATGGATGTTTCCTCCATAAGTGCCTCATCCAGAAGATCTGATGCAACATATGATTTTACAGCTGATTATGATGAGACACTTCCAAACATATTGGACACGAAGAGGAAGTTTCGTAGCAAGCTTTCTTCACGTAAACTAAACTTGCCCTCTCTTATTGAAGCCTTGCAAGCAAAACAATCATCTGCTAGTCCAGTAACTGTTTCTGATATCTTAGACACATTGAATGCTCCAGAGGTGCAGGTATCTTCCCCAGACAAGGGATCTCAAGAACCCCTGGAAGCTTCAGATGAGGAATCAAATGAGTCACACAGCCCAGCCACAAGTGGTGACGATGAAGCCATTCTTCCACCGCTGAGCTTCAGGGATGATGAGGCAAACAGATCCACAATTTTGCGTGACACATTTTTCTCAGATGTTGATAACACTTCAAGGATAAGGTTGCACCTTGAAGAAACTGATGGTGACATGAATCAGAATCCACTACCCAAAACACCGGCCCCACCGGAGGATGAAGACATGATAGTGGATCTACAGAAAAGTGCATCAGCAGCCCAGGGCAATGGCATGAGCCAGGTTATTGATGCCAGCCCCATCAAAACACCCCCTAGGCCAAGTCTGGGTCCGATCACTGAGGTCACGCCCACCAAGTCGTCATCCAGTGATATGGCTCAGGTCAACGATCCTGCTACCAGCACAGGCTCACCCGCACAGTCATcactgaaagaaagtaaaggtcaGTCCATCGATGACTCCTCACCCAGAAGTTTAGAAGATGTGGGTCAGGTCACTGATGCCAACACCATAAGAACACCCATCAGGTCATCACCAAGAAGAAGTGTGGGTCAGGCGAGTGCCAATAAGTTATCAAGAAGTGTGGGTCAGGTCGCAGAtgccatcaccacccccatcaggTCATCACCAAGGAGAAGTGTGGGTCAGACCAGTGCCAGTAAATTATCAAGAAGTATGGGTCAGGTCACTGATGTCATCACCACTCCCATCAGGTCATCACCAAGGAGAAGTGTGGGTCAG GTCAGTGCCAGTAAGTCATCACGAAGAAGTGTGGGTCAGGTCAGTGCCAGTAAGTCATCACGAAGAAGTGTGGGTCAG GTCACTgatgtcaccaccaccaaaacacccACCAGGTCATCACCAAGTAGAAGTGTGGGTCAGGTCAGTGCTAGTAAGTCATCACAGAGAAGTGTGGGTCAGGTCACTGATGTCACAACTACCAAAACACCCACCAGGTCATCACTGAGTGAAAGTGTGGGTCAGGTCACAAATGTCACCACCACTAAAACACCCATCAGGTCATCACCAAGTAGAAGTGTGGGTCAGGTCACTGATGTCACCACAACCAAAACACCCACCAGGTCATCACCAAGGAAAATTGTGGGTCAGGCCAGTGCCAATAAGTCATCACGAAGAAGTGTGGGTCAGGTCACTGATGTCACCACTAAAACACCCACAAGGTCATTACCAAGGAAAATTGTGGGTCATGCCAGTGCCAGTAAGTCATCACGAAGAAGTGTGGGTTGGGTCACTGATGTCACCGCCACCAAAACACCCACCAGGTCATCATTGAGTGGAAGTGTGGGTCATGTCACAgatgccaccaccaccagaacaccCATCAGGTCATCACCAAGGGGAAACATGGGTCAGGCCAGTGCTAGTAAGTCATCACAGAGAAGTGTGGGTCAGGTCACTgatgtcaccaccaccaaaacacccACCAGGTCATCATTGAGTGGAAGTGTGGGTCAGGTCACAgatgccaccaccaccagaacactCACCAGGTCATCATTGAGTGGAAGTGTGGGCCAGGTCACTGatgtcaccaccaccaaagcaCCCACTGAGTCATCACCAAGTGGAAGTGTGGGCCAGGTCACagacgtcaccaccaccaagacaccCACCAGGATATCACCAAGGCAGGGTTTAAAAAGGAACTTAGGCTCAGTGCTGGTGAGTCCTCAGAAGGGGAGTGTAGAAGACAACACAGTCATGGATGTCTCTTTAGGAAGAAGTAGAAATGCTGAGGCAAGGCATAGGGATACCACACCCATAATATCTGAAGCAACTCCTGCTGAGGAAGGTGATGAgtctgaggaagaggaaaacccaaagaaaagaacaagaaccagtcAATCTTTGCCTGAGGATGATGAACATTCTTCATTTTCTGACTTTGAAAATGAATACTCCCTGATTCCAATAACTGCAAGAACACCACCTAGATATAGGAGGGATATTCATGAGGGATATGAAGTGAGAGATGAAGAGGTGGAAACATCACCCCTCACCATAGaggcctcacctcctcctcctcctcctccagaaactccaataaaagaacaACCTTCAACTTCTGCTTCTACCGCCAAAGTAAGACAAATGACTATGAGAGAGTTTCTGGAACAACTGAAGAAAAAGCCAGTGCAGCCACCTCTCACCAGACCCACCCCATTGCTGCCCTCCCTTCTTGGCACAGCTCCCAGCTCCAGCCAACTCAAACCCCGTGGTAGGCCAAAGGGGAAAACAAGACGTAAGAAGCAGCTGCCAGCCAGTGTTTCCAAGCGCCTCACCAAGGAGATATTCACTCAATTTGCCAAGTGCAGAGTATCTAAACGTGCCTTGGATGAGGTGGTGAAAATTACAGAAATCTTCTGGGAAAACTTAGTTGATGACGTGTGCGCCATGCAAACTACCAAAAAGCATCCAACAAAGTCAATCCAGCCCGAGGATGTGGAAAAGTTGATGAAGCGACAAGGCTTGATAACATCCAAGGAGAGCCTTGAGGTTTTGGTGGAACAGTTGCTTCCCATGGAAATGTGGAGTTTCTTTAAGACTTTCCCTGAGCCTGCCCATAATCCATTTCCCTCTTTCACCGGCCCATTTTATGAGACTTAA